aaaatattgtaaagagaacaAAATAGTTATGTTCAGTCACTTTTGGTCTGATTGCAATATTCAACACCAGGATTTATAGCTCCTTCAACATAAAATCATCTACAAGGAGcttcattccattttttttccaatttctttaaatatatttaagcatTCCCAAACGGATTTTGGATCCAGACTCATGGATACAAAACATTACTCCTATATTGTTGCTGAAAATTATAGTGAGTTGTATGGGATTCATTTTAATTAGAACTTTAATATTACCAAAGACTCTTCAGCTCAGTATAATTAAATGCAGCAGAAGTGCAAAATAGACTGCAATAATGATTTAGGACCAAGTATTACAATACTACTTAGTTCACAGATGTCCAAGGATTAAAACATTCAGAAAATCAACAAGCACATTTTCATATCCCCACAATCTTGAGGACTTAAGTACTTTGTAAAAATGTAGATACAAATTGTAAAGCAATTAGCCCCAGTTCTGAGATACTTAACTAACTTTCAATTTGCACAAATCTGCAAGGAGCCTCAGAAAGGACAATTACAAGGATTTTTTTCCTGACATGATTCAGATAGATATTTGTAATCCATATTTTTAGTAATGGGTAGTTGTCAGGCTTAAAATGCTATTTTATGATAATTTTCTACACTCCCTGGGGTCTAGCAAATATCAGATATTAATATACAGTTATCAAAGGCAATTTGAAAACCCTAAAAGCCTTTCTTTATTTGCATTATGTTCTGGGACTTGAATGAAATAGCACTCTATTTTGTACCGAACAGGATGATCTCTACATTTATTGTGGGACAGTTTGTAATTCTTTGCCACTCCAAATAAAGCTGGAAAAGActggaaattattttaaagaaatttgccaAAATGGGACTTCAGAGCATTGAGCATCTGACATCAGTAAGAGATACTTTAGATATACATATCTCCCTTATCAATCAATAGTAGTTTGGTAGGCTATATATCCCGGATAAACAGTCTACCAAACTACCACTAAGATTTCCAAAATGGACCTACTTGCCAATGCAAATATATATTAACTTAAATTAGGTAACATCACAATGGTTTGTAAAAATAGAGTCGAGACATTAGGAAATCCTCTCCCCCTGCCCAATGGATAGAGTTGTCACACATTTGTACGGGGAAGATGCATACTGGCTTCCAGTCCTTTGGATAAGGAATCCTGGAGAAAACTGGAACAAGtcactagtgcaaaaaaaaagagctggtaATCTTCACAAACTACAAGCACTCAACCAGGGCCAAAAATAAATTACCAATCATCACCACTGTCAGTACCACTTGCCTAACACTATCTGTTATAAATCATTTGCATGACATACTATTATGACAGGGCACAGCCAGCAACAGCGTGAAATTATATCTGGCATTTGTACTATGCAGGTTGGACAGCGGTTAATGCAACatatttcaaagatttaccaGGTACTATGTACaaccaaaagaaaatatttcacactTCATGTACATTAATGCAACAATCCCAAGACTGCTGAAGTCACAGAAAAGTTGTGTGCTGCTCAAAATTTATAATCTATCAATGgactttggaaaaacaaaatagaGTGACGCTAACCAAATACACCAAAAGAACATATTTCCAAGTAAAACTATTCTTTGCTTCTGAATGTGGCAGATTAGAAAGGTTGATTATAGTGAGAGGCTGTAGAGTTCAGTGCTGCTGTAGTTTGTAAATGCAGGTCCCCTGCTAAAATGGCTACATTATCCTGCCACCATAATTGTGGATTACCAGTTGAAAGGACTATGATTTGATTTGCAAGTTGAGGTAATTCTACTgaactaaattacaaaaatagtaaaACTCAAATGTGGTCTTTTAAGTACACAAAAcaaggggagggttgagggggaaGGTCTATGACACATCACAAACCTGTCACTGAGCTGGCATTGTTAGAATGTGGATACGGTATGCAAGAGGGACACGAAAGACAAATGTACTGGAACCTCCTCCTGTGCTACACTAAACTCAGTTACATGTTCCTTTGTGGAGACTCCAGCAGCATCATCTTACTTGGTGAACAACCACGTACTTAGTCAGTATCGCAGCCGTATCTGCCGCCTTCAAGAGAGAATTTACGTTTAGGACTCTGCCCAGCCCCACTTGTCTTATAGTTCTTTTCCTGTTGACATTCCAAGAGGGTATTTTTGGATGCCTTTTATGTTTGCTGCTCATCTTTTCTCATGCCCCCTCTCTtccctttttaaatttctgaagttTGTAATCAGCCTGGTCCTTACTCGTTTTAACAGCCTGGCATCtgtcatttgttttctttctgctctATCTTTTTAGTTATTAAAggagcctttttttttaatttgggaaGTGGCTCCCGGCTGAAGCACAGTATTCAGTATGTAGCTGTGAAACAAAATGTGTAACTCACCCACGAGCTCTTCCCACAACATCTTTTTTCTCTAGCCAGTGTTGTCCCTGCCTATATAGGCCCCTGTCATCAACAGCATTGTTGTCGCCTTTCGTCAGGAACTTGATGTCGCCgttttccctggaggggaggAAACATTCCTTCATCATTTGGTTCACACAAGGAAACTTGGGGAGTATGGTTTATAAATGGGTAATTTTAAATTTGACAACCTGCGTCAATGGTTTCTAGTTACACAGCATCTTTAACTTCACAAAACATTCCTCTGCATTACCAGCAGTAGGGTTTAAACAGCTACCTTAGGAGGAGCCAaagagacaagatatctttattagtcacatgtacatcgaaacacacagtgaaatgcatcttttgcgtagagtgttctggggcagtccacaagtgttgccatgcttccggcgccaacatagcacgcccacaacttcctaacctgtacgtctttggaatgtgggaggaaaccggaacacccggaggaaacccacacagtcacggggagaacatacagactccgaAGGTGGCACAGTCAACAGGTGGAAATTTATGAAGCACTGAGGTCTCAGAGTTGCAGGGTTGAAGGTTACTGGGACAGTAAGTAGCTAAAATGCGAACACACGTCATGGCTGCTTTACGTTTTTGCAGACACAAGAAAAACCTATTCGAATTGTCCAAAATTAGCACTTCAAGCAACCCAGAGGCACCAAACTTCCAGTGACCTTAGCTAGAGACTCGACTGGAATGCATCAGCAAGTGGCCCTTTTCCAGAAGGGATGGGTAATAGCGCACAAAAGGGAATTTCTGGGTGTATGCAAGCTGAAACCTTAAAGTGCAATCGCAATCATCTTCCAAGAACTACACTGGGAAACTCTGACATCCAAAGAAATAAACACTGCAATGCACAAGCCCTCattttctcacacacacatacacaggtcCTCTCCAAGGAAAGCAAGAGCACAAATAATAGCTGCAAGAAAATAGATTGTTCTTTGGTCTTAAGAatgtataatttatacataatttatattctgtgtgctgtcGGTACCCACAttcctgtgaggctgctgcaagcaagtttttccattgtacattgtacttgtgcacacaaCAATAAAGTTGACTTAACTTGACTACTTCCCTGCTCATTGGAGTCTGGTACAGTTAGAAAAGGGTTGCACTTACAAAAACAATTTTTGTTTGGTTGTTTTTAattatagtggagaaagagcaagAAATACAAGTCACTTATAAGCAgggcaaagcaaaataaaaaaaattgggattttTTGGTCAGCACTTCCCACAACTCCCTTGGGTCTAGGGACAGGGTGGGAGATCATGAGACAAAGGGAAAAGCATTTCCAATCAGAGTTTGTGCATCACCTAGTAAAAAGGAAATGGGTTTCCCACCCCACCACAGGGTGCCGCTTTACAGAAAGGGGTTAACATAGGAGACTTTAAGTAATCGCCAGTTTCCTGGCTTTGGGGCACTTACTTCTCATGAATTTTCAGCACTCTGTGTACAATTGGAATTTCTCGTCCTTCAATTCTGAAGACAACAATTTCGCCAACTCTAATAGGATCTTCGACACGATTTGTCAGGAACAGCAGGTCCCCTCGATGGAATGCAGGTTCCATGCTCCCACTGAAATAGAAGGAAAGAACATTATAGTAACCTCGGCTCTTTTAGAAGGGAAAGTGTTATTTCAGAGTATCGGCATATAAAATCCAACCATTCTACCTCAACCATCatcttattttaaaagaaaagtacAATTCTACCAGTGCCAACAGCCCTCTGGCGTCTTGCTCGGACAGCGAGCTGATTATTCACCACTCCTCTTCATCATAGTCAACCACAGTGAAACCAGACGGCTACTCATGTCTAGTAGACGTCACTGAATTACAATGGACAAACTCTTTGGTTTATAGCAAATTTAATTGTAATGTAAAACATTACACTAAAATTCTGGGGTCAAATTCTACAAAGTTGATTTTGATCAGCAGTTTATTCAAATTTGATATGTTCATTTTGGGAAGGAAATTAGTTTCCATGCAATGATTTTATTTGTTAAATCAAATCTATTTAATaattgaaagtgctggaaatactcactctcagatcaggcagcatctgtggagggaaacagttaacattacagattgctgaccttccccacctcccccccaacaaGTAACTTGGAATATCAAgcttatttctctccccacagacactgtctgacctacAAATTACTTCCACTATCTTCGGTATTTTAATACATTTCGAAATTTTAATATTCGCTGATGTTTTTCCCAGGACTGCCAATCCAAGCTTCTTTTGGCCTTCAGATCCAAGTGTGTGTAGTCACTAGAGACAAAGATTGCATCAGAAACCTCTTGTCCCCAGGTTTAGTGTACGTTCTCACAGGTACATAAACTCTTCAGATTAAAGGGCATTTAGTAACAAAGAACGCTGCACAAAAATACAAGCTGGCTATCTGGTGGGGCAGAAATCTCATGTCCACATCATGAATTGAGGAAAGCAATCATTTTACTttctaaataaaaacaattgTATGCTCAACATTTTGATTCATTATCAAAAGGAATGTCAAAAGCAGCGTTGTGATATTACTGTGGAAATGCCAGATTAAATCATGTACATATgattcatttttttatatatcagacAGAAACAGCCAAGGGGTTCTGCAGTGACTTAAATTTGTGTACATTAGTTCTGTACACATGCAATACAAACAGAATGGCGGTGTTTCAACAGCAGAGAGAAGCACTTGCATTTACActcagacacaggagattctgcagaagctggaatctggagcaacacacacaaaatgctggaggaactcagcaggtcagggagcatctgtggagggaaataaatggttgacattttgggccgagacccttcatcaggactggaaaggaagagggcagaagccagaagtaaaaaggtgggggggggggggggggggggggggggggggggagggggaaggagcacaagctggcaggtgataggtgagagggaggtgggtggggatgaaagggagagatgtgagaagctgaggggagataggtggaagaggcaaggcgctagagaagaaggaatccaataggagaggacagtagaccatggaataacaggaaggaggtggggaaccagagggaggagatgggcaggttgtgagaggggaaagagaaggggtgagggggtcacaggaatgagggaaaacagaagggtgggggggtggagggggagaaaacagaggggagaggttactggaagttagagaaatcgatgttgaagctgtcaggttggagactagcaAGACGGAATACGACGtgctgctcctccaacctgcatctggcctcaaagtggcagtagaggaggctgtggatagacatgtcagtgtgggagtgggatgtggaattgaagtgggtggccaccgggagatcctggctgttgtggcggacggagcgaaggtgctcaatgaagtggtcacccaacctgcatcgggtctcaccgatataGAGGCCGCCGCACCGGGATTCACCCggtgcaccggatgcaataaatgacatcctcggattcacaggtgaagctctgcctcacctggaaggactgtctagggccctgaatggtggtgaaggaggaggtgtagggacaggtgtggcactttgcacggttgcagggataactgCTGGCAGGGTGATcgatggggagggacgagtggacaagggagtcatggagagagcgatccctgcaaaAATCACATTCTCAGTGCTtatcaatttgtttttgtttgaaagttCAGACAGACAGCAGCCAAATGACAAAAGGCAGTATCCCAAAAAACACAGTCTGTAGGTAACAGAGCACTCAATATTACACAGTAATGCCCTGGATTAGCAGCTTGTACACAGCGGAACTTGTGATCTACAACCTTTGATGTTAGGGTGCTATCCCCTACACTAAATTTGCCTATAACAGGAAATATTCTTGCTACATCCACCTCATTGCTCTTTAAATGACAAGCATTTCTACTTCCGTTCCTTCTTGCACActaaaagtacattttaaatggctGGTCACTCAAAAAGAATTATATGCTGATGTTTATGAAGAgttatttttataaaataaaaaaaacattatttatacagcacagtaacatacCCTTCCGGTCCACCaagcctgcgccgcccaattacacccatgttaacccactaacccgtacgtctttggaatgtggaaagaaaccagagcacccagaggagacccacgcagacacggggagaacatacaaactccttacagacagcagctggaattgaaccccgattgttcacgctgtaatagcgttacactaccgtgccacccaaagTGGTTTGAAAAGTAGTAAATGATCATTGCATTCCATAGCATTAAGTGCTGTAATTTACAGTGATAAATAGTCAAATACAGTAAAGGTAACTCTATGAATGCAAAAAATTCATATAAAATGTGAAAAGAAGTTTATAAGACGTTGACTGATTTAAAGAGGGTAACTGAAAGGAAAGTTATTCCCGTCACATTAGTGAATAGTCCAAAGACTGAGTGGGGAATAGGGACATACTAAAAGTATTTGGCAAAAGATACATCTGTGACGCGAAGCTTTTTTCCCCCCCTAACATTAATTCTGAAACGTGGtgaaaggagtgcagcaaagttcaccagattgattcctgggatagaagGTTAATCCCATGAGGGCAGACGGAGAAGAACAGGCTGACATTTTCTAGAGTTAAGAGAGAGACCAGACCTCAGTTGTTATGgggtttgatagggtagacaTGCCATTGGCTGTGGTGCCTAGACCAGGGGAGGcagaataaagggtcagccattcagggcgGTGATGTAAAGCaatatcttcagccagagggcagcgAGTCTTTGTGACTGAACCTCCATAGCCCCATTGGCTGGAGAATTCCagagtatgttcaagacagatTGATGGATTTTAAGCGATCAAAGGGTATGGGGCTAGTgaaggaaaatggtattgagaagcaagagcagccatgatcttatttaatgatAGAACAAGggggaggggccaaatggcctctgcaACTTTATTTCTCCTTATAATGATTTCAATTCCAAACCAAAACAATTTCATAGAACCAAATGCACAGTTCAAAGCCACTCAATCAATCATGCCTGACTCTGAATTCCCCTATACACTTTACCCAAAAATCTTTCTCCACTTCTTCAACAATGCCATATTGCAATATGTTCACAATCTAAATCAGAATTTCTAAGTGGTTTTATTATGACAGAGCCCTACTTTCTAATAAGAATGAAACAAACTCATATCAGGAGCGTTCTGTAGCTACCGACCTCCAGATCAAGCCTTTAAAACAGTctgccaacacacacacaaggaTAACAAACAGGCTCAACTCAACCAAGGACAAGGGAGGGAAAAGCGAACATCCCTTTAACGAGtatctgaaaacaaaatgaaaattagtaaattaataaaataacaagTGCTTACCTGAGTACAACCACAATTGGACTTTCACTCCCTGTGAGAACCATCAATCCTTTCCATATCATCAGTGCAGATGATACGATCAtaccaaaattcaacacctgaTAGTACAGCTGAAACAAAAAAAGGTTAAACAAAGATAAGATTTCAGTGAAGTATGCAACCCCATCAAATTTATCTTCTTATAAAACAGTACAATCATGAAGagtaaaaatgtattttatctgCACTGGTCTCACATCTCTGGTGAATGTCATCAACCTCTCAGTCACCCATTAGTGCTTGTAGAATGATTCATTCCACAAAGAGAGCACTGCAGGTACAAGTTATTAGTGAACCACCATCACATACTAGTGCGGGGAAGCAAATATCCAGAActggaaaataatcaaaatagTTGCACGTTCCAAATTAAGTTTGAGTGGCAACCTGAGATACAAACCTCCATTTCTTAAAACTAGACATCCTCCCGGATGCTGAAATTTAAACAGCCTCAGGACACACAACTGCAGCATACAATTGTTCCTCATATGTCTTCTAACCTTTCTCTAGCTTTCAGCTACCAGGTACAGGCCAGCATCTGCAACATTAGTTCACCTACCTTCCAAAAAGAAGACAAAGTGCCAGATGTTGCTTTGAGCACTCAACAAGTGGCACCAGTTGTTCACAAGACTTGGCCACTGACTGAGCTCCTACCCACCAAGTTCAGAGGGTAGCTGGGACTTGCTTTAAGCGAGAACGCACCTCCATAACTAAACTGAAGCTTTGTTAATGTGCAAACCACTGTCTGCACCAGGATGTGCATGCTGTATTCTCAAGTATTAGCATCAACGCAGATACAGAATGCATAGAAAGGGAGAGAGATTGCATAGAGAAAAAAGTAGaattaaaatcttaaaaattAAGAACTTAaggaaaatttaattttcagtaGAGGGGTTTTTAACCAATTAAGTTTAACTAGGCCATAAAAACTGTATTGAGAATGAGGTGCACAAGCCCCAAATCATTATAGGTTTGTTCTTATCTGTGATATTAGCTGGGGAACTTCACACGTGTTTTGAGAGGGAATTGTGCATTGTTCAACTTCCCAACACGTTTAGCTGCACTCATGCACCTGCAGGTACAAAGATGCTATTGACGTTATTAATTTCCACAGCAAACTCCAGCCCAGTTTAAAAATCTAGCATACTATGGGTGAGCTTGCACccataaataaaataataaagcagctgatcttttacttatAACCTTGAGGTTTGGAGGATCCCAGCCCTATCTGGCCTGGTCTCCATACGACCAAAGCCCACAATGAACTTGGCTCAGAATTTCTGATATGGTCCAGCAAGCTGCACATTTACAAATCAAGGCAGAAgcacaccaccttctgtgtaactTGGCATGGGCATTACCTAGCTTAAAccagaaatcattttaaaaaatggatacaCAAACGTTAAGATTCTTAACATTCTTATTACATATCAGCCATTCCCCACTAGCTTGGCAAGTGGCCTGAAGAGCCTGAGCTACTGAAGCAGATAGCTGTTGATATGCAAAATCCCTCAACAGTCAGCCTAGCTGACACCAAGGTGTTCTTAGTTCAATTTGTTCTAACTTTCCTAGCTCTCTGTCACTGATCCCCATAAAGAACTACCTGGCCAATGGCCTTGGAAAGCAACGGTCTCACTGTTTAATCCTCAGATACAGTGGCACAACTattagagctgctccctcacaactccagcagcacacgttcaatcctgacttctggtgccgtctgtgtggagtttgcacgttttccctgctATTGTGCagggttcctccaggtgctccagtttcctcccacatcccaaagacatgtggattagTTGGTTAATCAGTCACGTGAAAGTGCCCCGAGTATGGAGGGAGCTGAtagcaatgtgggaagaataaaataggattagcatcagattagcgtagatgggtgcttggttgatacagacccgatgggccgaggGACGTTTCCACGTTGTAAGAGCCTTTGAAATCCAAGCAACAACACAAAGAACAAGAGACCaactcaggctaaagaaatttttacCTGCAAATTGAAAGTAACCAGGAGGGTTTGCTTTTGAAGAagtggtggagaggggtggggaaagaaatgAAGGATTCGTTAGTTTGTCATCAAGTTTGCACATGGTTAAAAAACCAGCTGCACATCAGACTCCATTTAAACAACCTTGAGAATCAGACACAAAAACATCCAGCTTCATGGGAACACTATACCAGAAAAAGATCATAACACTAACAAATTACAGATCTGGTTTCCCTCTGTGTTCATATGCACATTGCATTTAATCAATGTAGACAAAACATTGTTCAGATCACCTGCAGTTGCTGAATTAAACCGCGCACTTCACTTCAGCAAGAACGCGAGATCATTCCGACAATGAACCATCACATTACTTTACAGCAAGCACAGTTTACGTCTCAAAGAAGCAGATCCTAATTTAATCTATCAGAGAACAATTTGTTGGGAAAAAGGTTTTACTGGAAGATTAGGGGAAGTTGCTGGAGTACCCCTGGTTATTCAAGATTAAACCACATCATTGATGAGGATACAATGAGAGATAGGCAGATAGTGGAGAATTTGCAAGTACAATTAAACAGGAAAAGAAATGTCAGTATGAAGGAAGAAGTTGTGCATTGATCCACTGGTACAGCTAGGGAGTGGCAGAATATACAAGTACAGGAATTTGTAGCAGAATTATTGGCCACCTGCCCTTATGCCACACTTTCTGCTGGGAACACAGCTCCCATCACTCTGGTGTGGACAATGCAGAACGAGGCTTCTCAATTTATCAATTGAAAAGCTAAGAAGCACATACAACACTAAAAATCAATTGAAATTTTTGAAAGCGacttaaattaataataaaaacttTTCTCTGAGGGGACTAATGTGTCTGATTCACTTTAATAGGGGCTGCCTTGCCTGCGATAGATTTAATCAAGGGGGGTCAGGGCAGATTTCCCAGTCTGAGAGCTACAAAGCCTGTGGAAGAGAGCGCTCTCATCAGTCTCCACCAGCAAGAGGTCAGGCTACCACTGTGGGCTTAAGCCAACACCAGTAATGGAAACAAGGACTTCCACTGAAATACCTGAATAAGTCTAAGATTAGCACTGGCCTCCAGGCAGAAGATCTGCCCCGATGAATGGAATGACCAGACTAGCTCATGTCTAAAAGTTAACAGATTGCTGAAGTTTGTTTAGAGTAATTTCCTGAAACAATATGGTCTGGAACCAGCCAGGGACCAGGTTACGTAAAGTTTGGTATTGACTAATGAAGCAGATTTGGTCAACAGCTGAATGGTGCATGATATTTACCTAATTAGAATAATAATGTCATTGAATTTGAAAGGAAGAAATGCAAAACAGCATCTAAGTTCTATGTTTAGCTAAAGCTGACTTCTGTGTGGTGAAAGCCTGTACAGGGTAAACTGGATAACCGACTAATGAATAAAGTATCAGTGGAAAGTGCTGAAAAGAAGGTGCTGAAATACATTctctgaggattgtgaatcttttgaattctttacCCGAGAGAGCTGTAGAGGAGGagtcattcaatatatttaaggtaaagacaaaaaaatatttaaaccacAAGAATCAAAGGGCACTGACAGAAAGTTACGTTGAGATACTGGATGGaacatgatcttactgagtggtggaacaggctccaGGGGCCCACTCCTGTTAATGACGTGTCTTAAGCCACGGGTGAGAGAACTACGTGGAATAAGCAGACCTGTGGGTTAAGGTCACAACACAGCCTCGACTCTGCTGTTTACGTTCTCAAACACCCGCCCTGGGAAAGACACCAAACCTCCATCCCTGGCTGAAAGGCTTTCCATATGGAGTCACCTAATCCAAAGGGAAGCCTCCACGCCGGCCTCTGAGGTCCCTCCGGCTACCGGGAcgccctcctcccaccttccccccccccccaccgaactAGGACCGGGCTCCAGGGAGAAGCACCAAACCTGTGGGGggcaggaagggagaggggaggtagaggggggtagagagagggaggggggtagagaggggggtgggggggtgggagggggtagagaggggggtgggagggggtagagaggggggtgggaggggtagagaggggggtgggaggggtagagtgggggggggggtgggaggggtagagggggggggggtgggaggggtagagtgggaggggggaggggtagagggggtagagtgggaggggggaggggtagaggggatAGAGTGGGGGttagagaggggggaggggtagtggggtagagagggggaggggtagaggggg
The Pristis pectinata isolate sPriPec2 chromosome 32, sPriPec2.1.pri, whole genome shotgun sequence DNA segment above includes these coding regions:
- the sec11a gene encoding signal peptidase complex catalytic subunit SEC11A, whose translation is MMSLDFLNDVRRMNKRQLYYQVLNFGMIVSSALMIWKGLMVLTGSESPIVVVLSGSMEPAFHRGDLLFLTNRVEDPIRVGEIVVFRIEGREIPIVHRVLKIHEKENGDIKFLTKGDNNAVDDRGLYRQGQHWLEKKDVVGRARGFVPYIGIVTILMNDYPKFKYAVLVLLGLFVLLHRE